Genomic segment of Leishmania panamensis strain MHOM/PA/94/PSC-1 chromosome 20 sequence:
GGCTGCGCCGCCGGTTGGCGAAACtcccctgccaccaccgcagcttCCCTGCCCAGTCCTTTCACCAGCCCGGCTGAGTACGTCCTTCGAGTCATCGTGTCGATCTTCATTGCCCAATGTTGGTGTGGCATCCCCAAGCCCACGCGCGTGTTCTTCCAGGACCTTGTGTGCAACTAGGCGGTGATGCTCCAGGCCCGCATCATGCAAGGCTGTCGGTGagcccttttccctctcctaggtgctggagaagggACAGCTGGACACTATCACGTTTGACCAGCCCAAGCGCATAGCCGCCGCCAAGTGATGCCTCCCGCCCGGAGAAGTCGGTGGAGGAACGGCGGGCGATCACATCTGAGATCACcatcctgctgctgccgaagtTCAACCACATCACACGTTACCTTGACGTGGTCTGCAAGAGTCGCGACCGAAAGCTGCAACTCATGCTGAACTTTGTGAGATCAAACATGTGACGTAACTGGATCGAAAACTTCAACTACTGGCAGGTGCCGCTGTCGACGAACTACGACGTCGTTGGCACGCCGCAGCCTCCGTCGTAGTCCAACGGGAGCTGGATGACCAGGGGCAATAGCAGCCTTTCACCGCAGGCACAGCCGTACGCGCCCACGCCATTCTCTcggccgtgtgtgtgtgtgtgcgcgtgtttccCCTTATGTGCATATTGCGCCTCTTCTTgcgtctcttttcttttcttccctccttacctcttctccgcctgctCGCTTCTCATGGCCTGCGCCAGCCTACGTGGGCTGAGTcgatgcgcgcgtgtgcatgtgaggggggagggggtagggcTTGGCGTAGGAGGATGCATCTGTTGCTTCGTGTTTCCTCTCATCCCTTTCTTCccatatagagagagagagatttCCTCCCCCCATTGCCGCTACTGCCGGGTGTCCCGCCGTCTGTGCGCACTTTGGCCGCGCTCCCCGTCCcattccttcccccccccccctcacaggCTGCCACGTGCGCCGGTGCATTCCCGCCACAAACAGCGTGACTTCAAGTCGTGCGTACCGCAGGAATGAAAGCAAAGATAGCGGATGTCGAGACACTACCGCTCTTTTTCCCTACATCTGGCCGTGACTTGGCCCCGTGTGAGACTTGTTCTCAGTACGCGCCGAGGGGCACCTCTGTTGACGCGCCATTTCCTACAAACCGGTCGACAAGGCGATGACGGTGGTGATGAGAGGCTGCCGCGTGTcggtggcggagaagaggagggatgTAAAGAGGCTGGGCTAAGGTGGCACAGCTTTCTCTTTGGTTTGTTCTCTCCCGTCTTCGTAGTTCTTACAGTGCGCCCAGATACACCGATCGGTGCACTGCTACCGGTCCGCTTGCACACCCCCGCCCCGTATGCTCTTGGTGTAGCCCACAGCCCCAACTGgctcctctctctacacCTGCATGTGCAGCCATAACCTCCACTTCACCTACCCTCTCGCCTCCctgttgctttttttttttgcaatGAGACGACGCACACGTGGGCGTTCATCCAccacccctttcccccccAACGCTCACCCACGTACCCGCCATTGGTGGTGCAACTGCCAAACATTTCAGAGCAACTCGCTCGTGTTTGGTTATTTTTTCCTTCGTCTGCCCACAGTGttcactcccctccccctttgcctTCCACAGATTACCAGATCGCACAAACATGTCCACCGAGGCCGAGCCGATGCctgtgctgcaggagacCAGTCCTGACGGCCACGCCACGCCGGCAGTGGCGGGGCTGAAGCCGAAGAACACGTACCGCCTCAACCGCATCCTGCGCAAGCCCAaggcctcgctgccgccgcgcaagTGGCACCCTGACGAGGAGGGCAAGCCCTGTGTTGTCGGCGTACCGCCAAGCGTGGTGAAGAAACTCCTTGCAAGCCtctcggaggaggagaaacagcgtgccgccgctggtcTGGACCCAATGAGCGCGACGCAGGAGGCACTGATCCGCCGAGCCGCGCGCTTCGGTCTCAAcatcagcagctccaccCCCGTCGCGGCTGCGCTCCCAGCGCCGACCTTCATGGTGGACGAAgagacgctgcgccgccgcgaggAGCGCTTTAAGCAGGCCGCGCTCTCGTAGTAAGACGATAGGGAAAACGCAAACAGCTATTGCGAGGATTACGTTGGAAGGACAGAAGGTGGTGGAAGTTACTGGCGTGATAGAGACTGATgggctgaggaggcgaggacgagcaccgagtgcgtgtatgtgcccTGTGGGGCGTCAGCGCGTATGCCCACCCCCCAGGTAACCGCCTGCGCTCAGCAGTTATTGCTTTGTTCtagtcgccaccaccgcccacgcGGATTGGTGCGCGCGTGCCTCTGTTTCGTTTGCGGCCGGCGTCGAcgcatgcatgcgtgcgGATGCGTGTATTTATGTGTAGAACgtgtctttttttccttttaagaaaaagagcaaagtTGCCTCTACGTCACATCTCCATCACGCAGCGCATCGTGCGCGCGGCACCAACAGAAACGAGAAGAGGTGACGTGCTTGCCTCTCGCGAGAAAAAAGCTCATGTATTCTGACGCCGAAGAAAGCAGCGACCTACGGCGCACTCACaggcgtgtgcacgtgtgcccCACCACGTGGCGCGTGCCATCGGTGCGTATCCGAGCCACGGAAAACGCACGCAGAACCCACTCCACCATACATATAGTCATCAAGTAtgcagcagcatcggtgTGTGTAGCCCctctgtgctgcgccgcaccctTCATATTCACACGCACGTTGTGTCTCACTCGCTTGTGTTTCGCCTCTTCATCCGGATGTATGCACGGCTGTTGGTGTCTGCAGAGCGAAGTACTGCACGAGCACCCAGTCGCCCACCAAccatcccccttccctccctttctctctcgacGAACGCTGCGGGGGTGGGAAGCACACCAGGGAAGAGAACGGACGAGCCTGTCGGTggctctccttcttctcgcacgcccccccccccaacccacacgcagacacgccaTTACTCACTCATAGATCAACGGTTACAGCTGCATTGCTCTccgcaggagcagcggtgcgcgcgCTCGCGTCTGCGTTTGTCCTCACCTTTTTtcgtctctttcccttcctctccaaTTGTGCGCATTTTCCGCAGACTCGGCTGCGATGAGCAGTGGCACCACGCGACcagaggcggcgatggcacCTGTGTCGGTGCAGCTTACACCGATCGTGCCGATCCGGGTGTTTGACGCGCATGGCGAGTACTTTGACACAGAGATGGACAtcgatgcgccgctgcgctcgtTGCAGCTTGCGATCGAGGATTACTTCAAGGTGAAGCCGgaagtgcagctgctcctaCACAACCGGCAGCAAGTCTACGCAGACCGTTCGCTGCGCGACAACGGGTGTCTGTTACTGAAAGGAGATCCCTACGTAAGACTTGTGTGCCTCTTGAAGCGCGGCCCAGTACTGAACCTGCAGTGCGAGGTGGGACCTGTCACCTACGTAATCGCCTGTCACGAGACGGCGACGGTGTGGGAGGTAAAGAAGATGCTGTGcgaggagatggagcggcagcagcgacgcgcagcgccggctgACGTGGCGTCGCGCCGGCTGACGTGCGGGCCAGAGCGGCTGCGTCTGCTGTGGCGATACATGGAGCTCAATGACAAGGCCACCTTGCACTACTACCGCATCTTCACgaacgcggtgctgcacgtgATGCACCGCCGGCGAGCCTCGGCGCCGTCCGCCGCGGCCACCTTGAGTCCGTCAAGCCCCGTCTCGCTGCCCAACCGCACCGTTATAGCGCAACAGCCATCCACAAAagcgcggtggcagcgaccCCACGCAGCGCTTGCGTcgcccagcagcgctgcctacGTACCTGAAGTACAGGCGGTTCACAGCCCTGCAGATGGGTGCAACGATGTTTTTGACGCTGCCGCAAGACCTTGCCGGGCGTTACCGATGGTGTCGG
This window contains:
- a CDS encoding hypothetical protein (TriTrypDB/GeneDB-style sysID: LpmP.20.5620), with product MSTEAEPMPVLQETSPDGHATPAVAGLKPKNTYRLNRILRKPKASLPPRKWHPDEEGKPCVVGVPPSVVKKLLASLSEEEKQRAAAGLDPMSATQEALIRRAARFGLNISSSTPVAAALPAPTFMVDEETLRRREERFKQAALS
- a CDS encoding hypothetical protein (TriTrypDB/GeneDB-style sysID: LpmP.20.5630), which codes for MSSGTTRPEAAMAPVSVQLTPIVPIRVFDAHGEYFDTEMDIDAPLRSLQLAIEDYFKVKPEVQLLLHNRQQVYADRSLRDNGCLLLKGDPYVRLVCLLKRGPVLNLQCEVGPVTYVIACHETATVWEVKKMLCEEMERQQRRAAPADVASRRLTCGPERLRLLWRYMELNDKATLHYYRIFTNAVLHVMHRRRASAPSAAATLSPSSPVSLPNRTVIAQQPSTKARWQRPHAALASPSSAAYVPEVQAVHSPADGCNDVFDAAARPCRALPMVSAYTPPPPLATCAGSALGAAHQQHHDPLTSSEVVTLSLAVRSLEAQLQALQLEQQQVEQYQHSLTAYQRGSLADAQQRILELEETVKRFHALLQRAVALIPAAA